ATGTTAAAGAAGAATTAATGAAGCAAATTGGTTATTTAAAAACTTTCGAGCGCATGGAATTTAATATTGGACATATATTCACAAAACCATTAGTTATGTATTCAAATAATACTTATCAATTTGATGATTACTCAAAATATAAAGTTGAATCTTTCTCAGAAGAAGAAAAAGCAGAATATAGAAAAATTCAATTCCCATTAGATTGTCAAAAAGCATTTGAAATAGGCGTGAATTTAATAAAGAACTAGAAATAAAGTGGTATATTAACGATGAAATTCTCTTACAATTGATCATAAAAATTTTTAGGGAGCTCTAACAAATAATGTAGAATAGTAAATTCAAAAACACATCATTCATTTAGAATAATGTGCTTTTTTAATAAAATTATTTTTAAGTTTTAAGAAAGGAGGGGGGATCATTTGGCAATGCTAAGTAAAAGCGTTGTGATTATTCAGTATAAAATAATAAACGATTATACGATGTTAGAAAGTAACAGTATAGTGGATGACCAAGTGTTAGTTTATTATGAATTATAAAAATCAGAATTATTGAAATTAAAAATATTCCTATCTCTTTTGTACCAATCATAATATTTATAACAAATATCTTTGAAAAGTTTTTCTACCAAAGTTTTTCTGTTTGAATTTTGAATTTTCCAGTCATTATCGCTATTAATAACTTTGCAAGAAATATTCCATGAAATTTCCGATAAAATCCAATATAAGGCTTCATCTATATCTTTTGTTCTATATTCTATAATTATCTTTCCACGTTCATTTACTCGCAATATATATTCATTTTCGACCACTAAGTATGGATTCATGTCGCAATGCATTGTGCTGTAAATCGTATTACTTACAATTTTTGTATGCTAATCTAAATCAAATATTTTTGTCATTCTTAATAATGATATTACTTCAGTGTATATTTCATCAATATTATATATTTTCATATTTTACCTTCTCCTAGATTTACTAACTTAAAATAGCATTAATATAAAAATTATATATAAATTATAACATGTCTTTACACGATAATATTGATTAACTATTAAAAGATGTTAGTTTTTAATAATTTTTGTTTCTAAAAAAATCAATAATTAAAATTAAGAACTTTTGAGGCTTAAGTTCTAGGGGGATTCCAGAATATTAAAATCATATAGCAGTAATGGTCTGATAATATAACAATATTTTTTGGTAATTTGAATTCACTTTCAAAAAAGGTTGTAGTTTACAATAATAGTATAATTTATTGAAAGGGTGAATTTTATGCACAAAAGTAGAGAAATGGAAGGTGTAACTTTAGAAGGAAAGGAGATTTTTACCGATAAATTTATTAAAATTACTTTAGTAGTAATGGCAGGTTTGCTTATAGTGGGGACTATATTTGATAAAAGTTTAGCTTTTTTAGCATCTAATACTAATTCCTACTGGGCAGCGTTTTTACAAGATGCTGGTGCAATACCAAATGTAATTATACCTGTTTTAGCTGGTGAAATTATTTATCAAAAAAGTAAACGTTTAGAGACAAATGCAGTCATTAAAGTTATTTGTTGTACTTTTGCTTTTCTTTTTCCTCTTACACGTTTTTGGGATTATTTTATTGAAATGTTAGGTCAAGTTGGACAAGCTATTATGAATTATCAAGCAGGTGCAGCTGTAGGTATATCTAATAAGTATAAATTTGTAGTAGATAATAGTTTAAATGGCATTATGTTCGTAATTGGCTATATTGTTTTATATGCTATATTTCATTTATTAATTCAAAAATTTTGGTTAAACAAACTTGAGGATCTTCAAGTCAACCGTTTAGTATTCATAGGAATAGCGGGTGTATTTATTGATACTGCAACTGCAGAAATTGTTAATCAAATTAAAGATTATATTAGTCGTCCAAGACCACTTTTAATTACATCTGGAAAAGAAGCATTTGAAAGTTGGTTTAATATTAATGGTATGCTTGGTAAAGGGGACTATACATCATTTCCTTCAGGTCATACACGTTGTTTTGTTATGTCATTCTTCTTACCATTGTTTGTTAATCCAGCTAACTTCAATTTGAAGAAGAAGATTATGATTTTTGCAATTATTTATTCTGTAATAGGTGGATTTTCAAGACTAGTGATGGAAAAACATTTCTTGACTGATGTAACAATGGCAGGATTAATTGCTGTAATAGGAATTTTCTGTGTGGTTAAATTATGTAATTTAGAAAAAGAGAAATTTTTATAAAAAATAAAAAAGTAATTTAAATTCATTATTATACTTAATTTCAATTGTGAGTGTTTTAGCTGTAATATTTATAATAGCAGTATTGGTAATTTTATTAAGAAGATTTTTTTATGGGCAATTAAAGGTTTCTTTAATTGCAGAAGAAGTTAGACAGTTAGAGGAACAATCAGCATTAGCAACACAAGAAATTTCAAAGGTGCATCAGCCCATTTAGATGAACTTTCTTTATCGTTATCAAGTGAAATTTCTAAATTTAAAGTGAATTAAAAGCAATTTTGATTTAGCTTACTGAGTAGAACGTGTTTCATTCCTACTCAGTAAGCTTTTATTAATCCAGTTTCTGAAAGATATGTTGGACATTTTTTGTGATAATAGTATTAAATATATTGATAATTATAAATACAGACTTTATATTAATATTCATCATAGTTAATGTGTTTATATTTCTAAAAAACTTGTAAAAATTACTAGTATAAAATAATATTATAATTAAATGATGCATGTTTTCCCAAAACTATATAGATTCAAGCGATACTTAGGAGGAGGAATGATGAAAAGCAAGACTCATAAATATGAAACAAGGCAATATATGCTATCAACTGATTATGAAATTTATCATTATCAAAATGATGATATTAGGAGTGTAACTATTCATCATCATGATTTTTATGAATTTTACTTTTTTATTTCAGGGGATGTAACATATTTGATAGAAGGTAAATCTTATTATTTAGAACCTGGAAATATTGTTTTAGTTAACTCAAAAGAACTCCATCAAGCTATTATAAATTCAGAAGAAGGGATTTATGAAAGAGTTGTTCTTTGGATAAGCAGAGATTTTTTAAAGAGACTTTCAAGTGAGGAAATGGATCTATCACTTTGTTTTGAAAGTAATAAGAAAAAGAATGTGCTAAGTACTGATTTTGAACAAAAGAAAAATATTAGATTTATTCTAAATAAACTAGTCAGCCTAGAAAATTATAAAGGAGCTGGCTATGAATTGCTTTATAAAGCCTATATGACAGAACTTATGGTACATATTAATAATTTGGCACTTAATGAGAATACTGAATTAAGTGTGGAAATAAAAAAGAGTAATCTTATAGATGGAATAATTGAATATATTAATAATCATGTTGAAGAGGAAATTACCATTGATGAAATAAGTGAAAAATTTTATCTCAGTAAATTCCACCTTTCAAGAGAATTTAAAAAGTATACAGGAACTACAATTCATAGATATATTGTTCAAAAAAAACTGATACATTCAAAAGAATTTATACTTAAAGAAATGCCAATCACAGATGTTTATAAACAGTGTGGTTTTGGCGATTATTCTAATTTTTTTAGAGCATTTAAGAATGAGTATGGAATTACACCAAAACAATTTTATGAAGCTATGATAAAAAGTAATATATAAATAGTATGGTAATATGAGTTATTCGGAGGGATCTTATGAAGAATGAGAAAATACAACAATGTATTAATGCAATAGCTAAATTTCTAGCTGTTAGAGATATTAGCAGTTTGAACTCAGAGGAATTGGAAAAAGCATTTGGTCTTAAGAAGGTAGACGTGTTGGTGCTGTTAGGAAATTCTATACTATATACTATAAAATGTGCTGTGGAAGCGTATAACAAAAATTTATGCAAGAAAATTCTTATTAATGGTGGAATAGGACACTCTACGTCCTTATTGATGGAAGAAATAAAAAAGAATGGTGAATTAAACTTTGTAGAAGTTAAGGATAGAGCAGAGGCAGATGTATTTTTTGATATTATGACTAAGCATTATAATATTCCAAGTGAAGATATTATAATTGAAAATAAATCCACTAATTGTGGAGATAATGCGTGTAAAGCAATAGAGATATTAAACAAATTAGGGATTTTATATGAATCGCTTATGTTAATACAAGATCCTGCCATGCAGCTTAGAACTTATGCATCGTTTTCAAAATACGTAGATAATAATAAAATAAAACTCATAAATTATGCACCATTTATTCCTGCTCTAGATGATAATTTGAGGCTTGCTAATAAAGGGATAGATGGGATTTGGACAGAAGAAAGATTTATAGAACTTATAATGGGAGAAATACCAAGGTTAAGAGATGATATTAATGGGTATGGTCCGCGTGGAAAGCAATTTATTGTTCACATAGATGTTCCAAGAGAAATAGAGGAATGTCATAATAATTTGAAAACAATATTTAATGACGAAAACTTATATGGAAGATAAAACTTTAAAGCAAGGGCATACGCTAGCTGATTTAGATGTAAATACTAATTGTATGGTATAATATAGATAATATATTAATTGAGAGGTAAATATGGAAGTTTTTATTTATAAAACCTATAATGAATGGTTTGAGGATAAACCTACAGAGGTTCTTGAGGGTGAAGTTAGCTCTTTATACAATGGAGTACTAGCTATTGATACTATTATTGATTACAAGAATTATAGACAGAGAATTTCTTTGAAAAATAATTTTGCAATAATTTATAAGCTTTCTTATGGATTTTTATCTTATGCAAGAGAGATTAACGTATATTCTAATATTAATTCTTGGCAAAATTCTTCACCTGAAATTTCTTTTAAGGGAGAAGTTTATGAAAGTGAATGTGGTGACAGCCATTTTGTATTTATAACAGATGATGGTTATAAGCAATCTATATCCTTAGATGGAATTTATGCTGTTACCTATGAAAGGTAGGCAAATTCATGAGGCTTGTAGATATTGACTTAATTGATATATATAGAAAATGGAAAAAAGGATTAGGACCTTTTCAATGCTATTTTAGAAGTAGTTCTTTTGTTTCTTTACAAACTTATGAGGATTTTCTATTAAATGACGAAAATAATATTGAGTTTAATAAAGAGCTGTTACAAGGAATATTAGAGAGTTCTAAAGAAAGAACTTTTATAATAGTTGATCTACCACTTAAGGAAATTTTGGATTTAGCTTTGATACTAAATAACGATTATAATATAAAACCCCTTTTAAATATTAATCTTCTATTTCATTCTTTTGGGATAGTTGGTGACAAGAAGGATATTAGCAAATTAATAATTAATGGATTAAAATTGAAAGATATAAATTCTAAGAAGATTGTTATGTTGATACCTTTTAACAGATATGAGGATGGGTTAGAAAACAGTTATTTGAAGGATCACTTAAATAATCAGTATGGTATAGGAGAAGATGATCTTCCAAGTTTGGAAATACTCAAGGAATTTAAATATAGTAAGCTTATTATTTTTACTAAGGACAAAATTAAGAAAGACTTAGAAGAGTATATAAATTTTATTAATAAGCATATAACAGTAGAAATCATAAAGGTGAGGGAATAATGAAAGATTTTAAGCAACTAGTAAAGGAGAATAAAAAAAGAGCGTTATCTATAGCAGTAGCGACAGCATTTTCTATTAGTAGTCCACTTGGATTAGGAGGCTGCTATACGCCTAAAACAGATAA
The window above is part of the Clostridium saccharoperbutylacetonicum N1-4(HMT) genome. Proteins encoded here:
- a CDS encoding Imm63 family immunity protein; this encodes MNPYLVVENEYILRVNERGKIIIEYRTKDIDEALYWILSEISWNISCKVINSDNDWKIQNSNRKTLVEKLFKDICYKYYDWYKRDRNIFNFNNSDFYNS
- a CDS encoding phosphatase PAP2 family protein, with the translated sequence MHKSREMEGVTLEGKEIFTDKFIKITLVVMAGLLIVGTIFDKSLAFLASNTNSYWAAFLQDAGAIPNVIIPVLAGEIIYQKSKRLETNAVIKVICCTFAFLFPLTRFWDYFIEMLGQVGQAIMNYQAGAAVGISNKYKFVVDNSLNGIMFVIGYIVLYAIFHLLIQKFWLNKLEDLQVNRLVFIGIAGVFIDTATAEIVNQIKDYISRPRPLLITSGKEAFESWFNINGMLGKGDYTSFPSGHTRCFVMSFFLPLFVNPANFNLKKKIMIFAIIYSVIGGFSRLVMEKHFLTDVTMAGLIAVIGIFCVVKLCNLEKEKFL
- a CDS encoding AraC family transcriptional regulator, which gives rise to MKSKTHKYETRQYMLSTDYEIYHYQNDDIRSVTIHHHDFYEFYFFISGDVTYLIEGKSYYLEPGNIVLVNSKELHQAIINSEEGIYERVVLWISRDFLKRLSSEEMDLSLCFESNKKKNVLSTDFEQKKNIRFILNKLVSLENYKGAGYELLYKAYMTELMVHINNLALNENTELSVEIKKSNLIDGIIEYINNHVEEEITIDEISEKFYLSKFHLSREFKKYTGTTIHRYIVQKKLIHSKEFILKEMPITDVYKQCGFGDYSNFFRAFKNEYGITPKQFYEAMIKSNI
- a CDS encoding YdcF family protein; the protein is MKNEKIQQCINAIAKFLAVRDISSLNSEELEKAFGLKKVDVLVLLGNSILYTIKCAVEAYNKNLCKKILINGGIGHSTSLLMEEIKKNGELNFVEVKDRAEADVFFDIMTKHYNIPSEDIIIENKSTNCGDNACKAIEILNKLGILYESLMLIQDPAMQLRTYASFSKYVDNNKIKLINYAPFIPALDDNLRLANKGIDGIWTEERFIELIMGEIPRLRDDINGYGPRGKQFIVHIDVPREIEECHNNLKTIFNDENLYGR